A single region of the Bacillota bacterium genome encodes:
- the recG gene encoding ATP-dependent DNA helicase RecG, with protein MPERGLDTSIQYVRGVGPGRAALFGRLGISSVRDILNYFPVRHDDRTHIALIAHLEDGAIQTFKGLVRGSSDSRPRRGLVVTRVAVSDGSAVAHLMWFNQPYMGKRFRPGTWFIFTGKVERKYGRIQVTGVEYEELGRDDQTNTGCLAPIYGLTGGLSQRTVRAVVRAALDQFSQQIGDTLPAAIRASRGLVELRQAYEGIHFPGTQEALVSARRRLVFDEFFYLQVALAWIRKRNSSSRRGVAHAPPGSLVRSVLRGLPFKLTRAQLKVLAEIGADLESPVPMNRLLMGDVGSGKTVVAALALARAVESGYQGALMAPTEILAEQHYANLERLLGPAGIRVVLLSGGQAPSEREAAIRALSVGDAHVAVGTHALIQEGVDFKALSLVVTDEQHRFGVRQRAALRAKGIMPDVLVMTATPIPRTLALTVFGDLDVSVIDELPPGRKPIKTMWRKTDNREKVYGWLRGQVDRGKQAYVVCPLIDNSEAVSAQAATELRGELARGALAGIEVGLLHGRMKGDDKRSAMDSFKSGRTRVLVATTVIEVGVDVPSATIMIVEGAERFGLAQLHQLRGRVGRGGEQSYCVLLCNASTPEAERRMDVMASTTDGFKIAEADLEMRGPGEFFGVRQHGLPDFRLANPVRDLPVLEEARGEAFRIVEGDPPLEEAPYAAIRMEVARRFSDLGLFKVG; from the coding sequence GTGCCCGAGCGAGGTCTGGACACCAGCATACAGTACGTCCGCGGAGTCGGCCCCGGCAGGGCCGCACTTTTCGGCAGGCTCGGCATCTCCTCGGTCCGCGACATCCTCAATTATTTTCCCGTCCGCCACGACGACAGGACCCACATCGCACTCATCGCCCACCTGGAGGACGGCGCTATCCAGACCTTTAAAGGGCTGGTCAGGGGCTCGTCGGACTCGCGCCCCCGCCGCGGGCTCGTCGTCACGAGAGTGGCCGTGAGCGACGGTAGCGCCGTCGCCCACCTCATGTGGTTCAACCAGCCATACATGGGCAAGCGGTTCAGACCTGGGACGTGGTTCATATTTACGGGCAAGGTGGAGCGCAAGTACGGCCGCATCCAGGTCACGGGCGTGGAGTACGAGGAGCTCGGCCGCGACGACCAGACGAACACTGGCTGCCTGGCCCCGATATATGGCTTGACCGGGGGGCTCAGCCAGCGGACCGTGCGGGCGGTGGTGAGGGCGGCTCTCGACCAGTTCAGTCAGCAGATCGGTGACACCCTGCCCGCGGCCATAAGGGCGTCGAGGGGCCTCGTGGAACTGCGGCAGGCCTACGAGGGGATCCACTTCCCCGGTACCCAGGAGGCGCTGGTTTCGGCCAGGCGCCGGCTGGTGTTCGACGAGTTCTTCTACCTGCAGGTAGCGCTCGCGTGGATCCGGAAGCGAAACTCGTCCAGCCGGAGGGGAGTAGCCCACGCCCCTCCGGGGAGCCTGGTCCGCTCAGTGCTGCGTGGCTTGCCCTTCAAACTTACACGGGCGCAACTCAAGGTGCTCGCCGAAATCGGCGCCGACCTGGAAAGCCCGGTGCCGATGAACAGGCTGCTGATGGGCGACGTTGGGTCCGGCAAGACGGTGGTGGCTGCGCTCGCCCTCGCAAGGGCTGTGGAGAGCGGGTACCAGGGTGCTCTCATGGCGCCTACCGAGATCCTTGCCGAGCAGCACTACGCCAACCTCGAGCGGCTGCTGGGGCCCGCCGGAATTCGTGTAGTGCTGCTGTCGGGCGGCCAGGCACCCTCCGAGAGGGAGGCCGCCATCCGCGCGTTGTCGGTGGGAGACGCTCACGTCGCGGTGGGCACCCATGCGCTGATCCAGGAGGGCGTGGATTTCAAGGCGTTGAGCCTGGTCGTCACCGACGAACAGCACAGATTCGGCGTCAGGCAGCGGGCGGCGTTGCGGGCTAAGGGCATCATGCCGGACGTCCTCGTCATGACCGCCACGCCCATACCTCGTACTCTCGCGCTCACCGTGTTCGGCGACCTCGACGTCTCCGTCATCGACGAGTTGCCGCCGGGCCGCAAGCCCATCAAAACGATGTGGAGAAAAACCGATAACAGGGAGAAGGTCTACGGCTGGCTCCGTGGACAGGTTGACAGGGGGAAGCAGGCCTACGTTGTATGCCCGCTGATCGACAACTCCGAGGCGGTGTCGGCCCAGGCGGCGACAGAACTCAGGGGAGAACTCGCGCGCGGGGCGCTGGCCGGCATCGAAGTCGGGCTGCTACACGGCCGCATGAAGGGAGACGACAAACGATCCGCAATGGATTCATTCAAGTCCGGCCGAACGCGCGTGCTGGTGGCGACCACCGTGATCGAAGTGGGTGTGGACGTCCCGTCGGCCACCATCATGATCGTCGAGGGGGCAGAACGCTTCGGCCTCGCCCAGCTCCACCAGCTCCGCGGCCGCGTGGGTAGGGGGGGCGAGCAGTCTTACTGCGTGCTGCTGTGCAATGCGTCAACCCCCGAGGCCGAGCGCCGCATGGACGTGATGGCCTCCACCACCGACGGCTTCAAGATCGCCGAGGCCGACCTCGAGATGAGGGGCCCCGGCGAGTTCTTCGGCGTCAGGCAGCACGGCCTTCCGGACTTCAGACTCGCCAACCCCGTCCGCGACCTCCCGGTGCTGGAGGAGGCGCGCGGCGAGGCATTCCGCATCGTGGAAGGGGACCCGCCGCTCGAGGAAGCCCCATATGCCGCGATCAGGATGGAGGTCGCCAGGAGGTTTTCCGACCTCGGGCTGTTCAAAGTCGGCTAG
- a CDS encoding GPR endopeptidase: MEGHLLTDLAIEATQRLRGQTGGDVPGVTVDEASLEGISITRVHVTDMGSQNIGKAPGNYITIEAPHLKHRNPAYSQQVSQVIAQELQRILPLPGPAHVFVVGLGNWRAIADSLGPRVASKVLVTRHLGEFLPPDLVQGLRPVSALSPGVLGITGIETTEIIHGIIQNLKPDAIIAIDALAAMDVERIMTTIQIADTGIRPGSGLGTKRPGLNRETIGIPVIAVGVPTVVHAVTIAANTIDLLTRTMAQQVQYMRFMQPFAAINKRDLIQEVLSGVVGNLVVTPKEIDMYIEEVAKVIGGGLNGALHPGIEESEVMDYLR; the protein is encoded by the coding sequence ATTGAAGGCCATTTGCTGACCGACCTCGCCATCGAGGCCACACAGCGGCTGAGGGGCCAGACGGGCGGCGACGTGCCGGGTGTCACCGTTGACGAGGCCTCTCTGGAAGGCATTTCGATCACGAGGGTCCACGTTACCGACATGGGTTCGCAGAACATCGGAAAGGCCCCGGGGAATTACATCACAATCGAGGCCCCCCACCTCAAGCACCGCAACCCCGCCTACAGCCAGCAAGTGAGTCAGGTAATAGCGCAGGAGCTGCAGAGGATCCTGCCCCTGCCGGGACCCGCCCACGTATTCGTGGTCGGCCTCGGAAACTGGAGGGCCATAGCGGACTCGCTCGGCCCGAGGGTCGCATCGAAGGTGCTGGTCACGAGACACCTTGGCGAATTCCTGCCTCCCGACCTCGTACAGGGCCTTCGCCCGGTATCCGCCCTGTCGCCGGGCGTGCTCGGGATCACAGGGATAGAGACGACCGAGATAATCCACGGCATCATCCAGAACCTCAAACCCGACGCGATAATCGCAATAGACGCGCTCGCGGCGATGGACGTCGAGCGAATCATGACTACCATACAGATAGCTGATACGGGAATCCGGCCCGGGTCCGGGCTCGGGACGAAGCGTCCGGGGCTCAACCGCGAGACCATAGGCATCCCCGTCATCGCGGTCGGCGTGCCAACGGTGGTCCACGCGGTTACGATTGCCGCGAACACGATCGACCTCCTGACGCGCACGATGGCCCAGCAGGTACAGTACATGAGGTTCATGCAGCCCTTCGCGGCCATCAATAAGAGGGATCTCATACAGGAAGTGCTGAGCGGGGTCGTCGGCAACCTCGTGGTCACACCCAAGGAGATCGACATGTACATCGAAGAGGTGGCAAAGGTGATCGGGGGAGGGCTGAACGGCGCGCTTCACCCCGGCATCGAGGAGAGCGAGGTAATGGACTACCTGCGGTAG